In the genome of Phycisphaerales bacterium, one region contains:
- a CDS encoding M3 family oligoendopeptidase, translating into MTTPQAPEFPRHFVPPDARFDEWAVAEPYYRLLAERPIGTLAELERWLIDASELEAALDEEGVQREILMTCQTDDEERKQRHLYFIEHIAPHAEPWRDKLLRKFVVAAESLALPPRRYEVLERSAMNSIALYREENIPLQVEDQKLITEHQGITGAMTVPYRGREHTLQQLARYQEEPDRKVREETWRLGADRFFTDSAALDKLYEKMVRLRHRMAQNAGFADYRAYMFRRRERFDYTPEDCLRFHEAIEQVCVPAVAQLAAERRAKLGLETLRPWDFACDPEQRPPLRPFETVTELAEKCSGIFHQVDPELGEIFDIMRARDLLDLGSRKGKAPGGYQATLAERRVPFIFMNAVGTDGDVRTLLHEGGHAFHAWAYRQEPFLPYRNSPIEFAEVASMSMELLTIPYWEAFYGAETGRAVQQQFEKIIGFFPYMACIDGFQHYVYTHVEAGIEAWKDHWQQLTRRFMPEVDYAGLEAHDRIGWQKKLHVFQVPFYYVEYGIAQLGALQVWKNSLKDAAQAVAEYRAGLALGASRPLPELFQAAGARFDFSESTLRPLIDAAMAERAK; encoded by the coding sequence ATGACCACACCCCAGGCGCCCGAGTTTCCACGGCACTTTGTCCCGCCCGACGCCCGGTTCGACGAGTGGGCCGTCGCCGAACCCTACTACCGCCTTTTGGCAGAACGCCCCATCGGCACCCTCGCCGAATTGGAGCGCTGGCTGATCGATGCCTCTGAGCTGGAGGCAGCGCTTGATGAGGAAGGCGTGCAGCGTGAAATCCTGATGACCTGCCAGACGGACGACGAGGAGCGCAAGCAGCGGCATCTGTACTTCATCGAGCATATTGCACCGCACGCCGAGCCCTGGCGCGACAAGCTGCTGCGCAAGTTCGTGGTGGCGGCCGAGTCCCTGGCCTTGCCGCCCAGGCGCTACGAGGTGCTCGAACGCAGCGCAATGAACAGCATCGCGCTATACCGCGAGGAGAACATCCCGCTGCAGGTGGAGGATCAGAAGCTCATCACCGAGCATCAGGGCATCACCGGCGCAATGACCGTGCCATATCGCGGGCGCGAGCACACCCTTCAACAACTGGCGCGCTACCAGGAAGAGCCGGACCGGAAAGTGCGCGAGGAGACCTGGCGGCTCGGCGCGGACCGCTTCTTCACCGACAGCGCTGCCTTGGACAAGCTTTACGAAAAGATGGTTCGCCTACGACACCGGATGGCCCAGAACGCCGGCTTTGCCGACTACCGCGCCTACATGTTTCGTCGGCGAGAACGCTTCGACTACACACCGGAGGATTGCCTGCGGTTCCACGAGGCGATCGAACAGGTCTGCGTGCCAGCGGTCGCACAACTCGCCGCTGAACGGCGTGCCAAGCTGGGCCTTGAGACACTGCGGCCATGGGACTTCGCCTGTGATCCGGAGCAGCGGCCACCGTTACGGCCCTTTGAGACGGTCACGGAACTGGCCGAAAAGTGCAGCGGGATATTCCACCAGGTGGACCCGGAGCTCGGCGAAATCTTTGACATCATGCGGGCGCGCGATCTACTCGACCTCGGCAGCCGCAAGGGCAAGGCACCCGGCGGATACCAGGCCACCCTCGCCGAGCGCCGCGTGCCGTTTATCTTCATGAACGCCGTGGGCACGGACGGCGATGTGCGTACGCTTCTGCATGAAGGAGGCCATGCGTTCCACGCGTGGGCCTACCGACAGGAACCGTTCCTCCCCTACCGCAACTCACCCATCGAGTTCGCCGAAGTCGCCTCGATGAGCATGGAACTGCTCACGATTCCATACTGGGAGGCGTTTTACGGTGCGGAAACCGGTCGCGCCGTGCAGCAGCAGTTCGAGAAGATCATCGGGTTCTTTCCTTACATGGCTTGCATCGACGGCTTCCAGCATTACGTGTATACGCACGTGGAAGCCGGGATCGAAGCTTGGAAGGATCACTGGCAGCAGCTGACGCGGCGGTTCATGCCGGAGGTCGACTACGCCGGGCTGGAGGCCCACGACCGCATCGGCTGGCAGAAAAAGCTGCACGTGTTCCAGGTGCCGTTCTACTACGTCGAGTACGGCATCGCGCAGCTTGGGGCACTGCAAGTGTGGAAGAACTCGCTCAAGGATGCGGCGCAGGCCGTGGCTGAATACCGGGCCGGCCTGGCGCTGGGTGCGTCCCGACCATTGCCGGAACTGTTCCAGGCCGCGGGGGCCCGGTTCGACTTCTCCGAGTCCACACTGCGTCCCCTCATCGACGCGGCCATGGCGGAAAGGGCCAAGTAA
- a CDS encoding DedA family protein, producing the protein MLHWSETPHGAVALFVLAFAESSFFPVPPDILLIALVLGARQRWWQLASTCTIGSVLGGVAGYAIGAGLMEALGRPIIRCYHAETYYLHVRALYAEYDYWVVFTAAFTPIPYKVFTIASGAFGMNLLGFVGVSMIGRGTRFFLVAGLLWWFGRPIRDFIERYFDLLAVLFLVLLVGGFVVLRWAR; encoded by the coding sequence ATGTTGCACTGGTCTGAGACGCCGCATGGGGCCGTCGCGCTCTTCGTGTTGGCGTTCGCGGAATCGAGCTTCTTCCCAGTGCCCCCGGACATCCTGCTGATCGCGCTGGTGCTCGGCGCGCGGCAGCGCTGGTGGCAATTGGCGTCGACCTGTACGATCGGCAGCGTGCTCGGTGGAGTGGCCGGGTACGCCATTGGAGCAGGTCTGATGGAGGCGCTCGGCCGTCCGATCATCCGCTGTTACCACGCCGAGACTTACTACCTGCATGTGCGAGCGTTGTACGCCGAGTACGACTATTGGGTCGTCTTCACCGCCGCATTCACGCCCATCCCGTACAAGGTATTCACGATTGCATCCGGCGCTTTCGGCATGAATCTGCTTGGCTTCGTGGGTGTCTCGATGATCGGGCGTGGGACCCGGTTCTTCCTGGTGGCGGGCCTGCTCTGGTGGTTTGGCCGGCCCATCCGAGACTTCATTGAGCGGTACTTTGACCTACTCGCGGTGCTCTTTCTCGTCCTGCTGGTGGGTGGATTCGTCGTATTGAGATGGGCGCGATAA
- a CDS encoding DUF502 domain-containing protein: MIGAAQGTELKPVEDHGRASFKARLRNHLVAGLVLVVPIWITILLVGFVFGIMRDASLWIIEGLLTSPWTAQLLDRIGLSSQAVQANGIDALPPAVRWGLSGVSALLTVVVLYVLGMVTTNIVGRRIVQMGEAVVNRLPLVKTIYHASKQVLETFARESGQTFQRVVSVPFPSPHVRTVGFITRVTVDPQTGEEACAVFVATAPNPTTGFVLMVKRGDLIDLDWSVEAAVRVIMSGGVLLPDGLGPPASVPRIPGCKP; this comes from the coding sequence ATGATCGGCGCTGCCCAGGGAACGGAGCTCAAGCCCGTCGAAGACCACGGCCGCGCGAGTTTCAAAGCACGGCTACGCAATCATCTGGTGGCCGGGCTTGTACTGGTCGTGCCGATCTGGATCACGATCCTACTCGTCGGATTCGTCTTCGGAATCATGCGTGATGCCTCGCTCTGGATCATCGAGGGCTTGCTCACCAGTCCGTGGACAGCACAACTCCTCGATCGCATTGGTCTTTCGTCACAGGCCGTCCAGGCAAACGGCATCGATGCCTTGCCGCCGGCCGTGCGCTGGGGTCTGAGTGGTGTTTCGGCGTTGCTTACGGTTGTGGTGCTCTATGTGTTGGGGATGGTCACCACGAACATCGTGGGACGTCGCATCGTGCAGATGGGAGAAGCGGTTGTGAACCGCTTGCCCCTGGTGAAGACCATCTACCACGCCTCCAAGCAGGTGCTCGAGACATTCGCAAGAGAATCCGGTCAGACATTCCAGCGTGTCGTCTCCGTACCATTTCCAAGCCCACACGTGCGGACCGTTGGGTTTATCACCCGTGTAACGGTTGACCCGCAAACCGGCGAAGAGGCGTGTGCCGTCTTTGTCGCCACCGCTCCAAACCCGACGACTGGTTTTGTACTCATGGTCAAGCGGGGCGATCTGATCGACTTGGACTGGAGTGTCGAGGCAGCCGTTCGTGTGATTATGTCTGGAGGGGTGCTATTGCCCGACGGCCTTGGTCCACCCGCTAGCGTACCTAGGATACCTGGATGTAAGCCCTGA
- a CDS encoding sigma 54-interacting transcriptional regulator: protein MRRHVLATPKLDLPAAVLVLPVEDDPAGLVWQTQKPLIASRADELLRWPRLLEQVQQYEVQSFFWLPLTTSRRRLGTLVFVSKRPSAYDEAETGFLQLIANQVAVAVENALAFQEIEGLKDKLAKEKAYLEEEVRTEHRFGDIVGENAALRVILKQVETVAPTDSTVLIRGETGTGKELIARVVHDLSPRKVRTFVKLNCAAIPTGLLESELFGHERGAFTGAIGQKIGRFELAHQGTLFLDEVGDIPLELQAKLLRVLQEYEFERLGSTKTIRVNVRLVAATNRDLAEMITAGSFRSDLYYRLNVFPITLPPLRERPDDIPRLVRHFTQGFARRMGRRIETIPSTVMDALVRYTWPGNVRELQNIIERAVILSKGPTLQVPVAELQSAVQPAAATTATDSLTLTDAEREHILRALRDTNWVLGGPDGAAARLGMKRSTLHWKIKKLGISRPD, encoded by the coding sequence ATGCGCCGGCACGTCTTGGCAACTCCGAAGCTCGACCTACCCGCGGCGGTTTTGGTCCTTCCCGTCGAGGACGACCCCGCGGGGTTGGTCTGGCAGACGCAAAAACCCCTCATCGCTTCGCGCGCGGACGAGCTATTGCGCTGGCCACGATTGTTGGAGCAGGTCCAGCAATATGAGGTCCAGAGCTTCTTCTGGCTGCCGTTGACAACCAGCCGACGGCGTCTGGGGACGCTCGTGTTTGTATCCAAGCGGCCGTCCGCGTACGACGAGGCAGAAACAGGATTCCTGCAGCTCATCGCCAATCAGGTGGCGGTGGCGGTCGAGAACGCGCTGGCGTTCCAGGAAATCGAGGGGTTGAAGGACAAGCTCGCCAAGGAGAAGGCCTATTTGGAGGAGGAGGTGCGCACCGAGCACCGTTTCGGCGACATCGTCGGCGAGAACGCGGCGCTACGCGTCATACTCAAGCAGGTCGAGACGGTCGCTCCAACCGATTCGACGGTGCTTATCCGCGGCGAGACCGGCACCGGCAAGGAGTTGATCGCCCGAGTCGTGCACGATCTGAGCCCGCGCAAGGTCCGCACGTTCGTCAAGTTGAATTGCGCAGCCATCCCCACGGGGCTGCTCGAAAGCGAGTTGTTCGGCCACGAGCGAGGCGCCTTCACCGGCGCGATCGGCCAGAAGATCGGACGGTTTGAGCTGGCGCATCAGGGAACACTCTTCCTTGATGAAGTGGGCGATATACCGTTGGAGCTCCAAGCGAAATTGCTGCGCGTACTACAGGAGTACGAATTCGAGCGCCTCGGCAGCACGAAGACGATTCGAGTGAACGTGCGCCTCGTGGCTGCCACCAATCGCGACCTTGCGGAGATGATTACCGCGGGTAGCTTCCGCAGCGACTTGTACTATCGGCTTAACGTGTTCCCGATCACGCTACCGCCCTTGCGTGAACGTCCGGATGACATCCCGCGCTTGGTCCGCCATTTCACGCAGGGCTTCGCGCGGCGCATGGGTCGGCGGATCGAGACCATCCCGTCCACGGTGATGGATGCCCTGGTTCGCTATACCTGGCCCGGCAATGTGCGCGAGCTGCAGAACATCATCGAGCGCGCCGTGATACTCTCCAAGGGCCCGACGCTCCAGGTGCCCGTTGCTGAGTTGCAATCGGCAGTTCAACCGGCCGCGGCCACAACCGCTACTGATTCCCTCACGTTGACCGACGCCGAGCGCGAGCACATCCTTCGTGCGCTGCGTGACACGAATTGGGTCCTCGGCGGCCCCGATGGGGCTGCAGCCCGACTCGGGATGAAGCGCTCGACACTGCACTGGAAGATCAAGAAGCTCGGCATCTCCCGGCCTGATTAG
- a CDS encoding DNA integrity scanning protein DisA nucleotide-binding domain protein has protein sequence MADCQSSARYSYPRDLALFVHERWNTVHPTIDTGLLPDVATLEEFFSACYHASVLREEDRPVTFRATLAPPELFAVEARPPDCVQRIDFARPLPFHPDELQRLAVATDPQRTLIGVHTDRAAESGLSIWGLIHSGTRWLRDIQGGRRAAAPLPPVPVVHVHAPGNVEVYKAYGLVGKLRGGCLSGTRVSLFESQWLPAQFSQIHEAVMKRHEVARQRARETWGEHWAPLDTTLPRRIGERMLKRVISVLRDARHGGMIIFIPEKAAASSSDDAHYLDCKYVFEEGRPSFQLPDLIVDILNRLTRLYGAPYPHVPRPVGWHEFEATTDEDLATLDETLFEIAHQIAGLASADGAVVLSNSHELLGFGAMISGRLPDVRSVARALDLEGARVAEEETANVGARHRSAYRLTDVLPGTLVVVVSQDGGVRFVSKRSGRVTFWEQD, from the coding sequence GTGGCAGATTGCCAATCCAGTGCCCGGTACTCTTACCCGCGTGACTTGGCACTATTCGTGCACGAGCGCTGGAACACAGTACATCCCACGATCGACACTGGCTTGTTGCCCGATGTGGCGACGCTGGAGGAGTTCTTTTCCGCCTGCTACCACGCGAGCGTGCTGCGCGAGGAGGATCGCCCCGTCACCTTCCGCGCCACTCTTGCCCCGCCCGAGCTATTCGCCGTCGAGGCCCGGCCGCCCGACTGCGTGCAACGGATTGATTTCGCCCGCCCGCTGCCGTTTCATCCCGATGAACTCCAGCGGCTCGCGGTCGCTACCGATCCACAGCGGACGCTCATTGGCGTGCACACGGATCGAGCAGCGGAAAGCGGCTTGTCCATATGGGGGCTGATCCATTCGGGCACCCGCTGGCTGCGGGACATCCAAGGCGGCCGGCGCGCCGCGGCGCCACTGCCGCCAGTGCCTGTCGTTCATGTCCACGCGCCCGGGAATGTCGAAGTATACAAGGCCTACGGGCTGGTTGGAAAGCTCCGCGGGGGATGCCTCTCGGGGACTCGGGTCAGCCTCTTCGAATCACAATGGCTGCCTGCGCAGTTCAGTCAGATTCACGAAGCGGTCATGAAGCGGCACGAGGTCGCCCGGCAACGAGCACGGGAGACTTGGGGCGAGCATTGGGCACCGCTCGACACCACGCTGCCGCGCAGGATTGGGGAGCGCATGCTCAAGCGTGTTATCTCCGTGCTGCGCGACGCGCGCCACGGCGGCATGATTATCTTCATCCCCGAGAAAGCCGCCGCAAGCTCGTCCGACGATGCCCACTACCTTGACTGCAAATACGTTTTTGAAGAGGGCCGACCCTCATTTCAGTTACCCGACCTTATCGTTGATATCCTCAATCGGCTTACCCGGCTCTACGGCGCGCCCTACCCGCATGTACCGCGGCCGGTCGGTTGGCACGAATTCGAAGCGACGACCGATGAGGATCTCGCGACACTCGATGAGACGCTGTTCGAGATTGCTCACCAGATCGCAGGACTGGCGTCGGCCGACGGCGCCGTCGTCCTGAGCAACAGCCACGAACTGCTGGGCTTCGGCGCCATGATCTCCGGCCGGCTGCCGGATGTCAGGAGCGTGGCACGGGCGCTTGACCTTGAAGGCGCGCGAGTCGCCGAAGAGGAGACCGCTAATGTGGGTGCGCGCCACCGCTCGGCCTATCGCTTGACCGATGTGCTGCCGGGAACGTTGGTTGTCGTGGTCTCGCAGGATGGCGGCGTGCGCTTCGTGAGCAAGAGAAGCGGGCGCGTCACCTTCTGGGAGCAGGACTGA
- a CDS encoding sigma-70 family RNA polymerase sigma factor — MIAVRSQLEATVSRADNLRRIQPAVGYPDESVLGGLSSTERKHLQQLVSRPYEYVWHPDFDDMSESSGLPVTHEHREGTPTPQLANAARHPGRGNTLTPEQERRHFIQFNYARYRIFCLLRRNCNRRLGLFAARALLHWARVAQEVRATIVNANTPLVVAFASRARTCGVELRERISDGNLALLSCVDKFDCSRGHKFSTYAGRAIFASFSRAIKNRTRHCAHYQTSRERTIHHRLCMDPREDFLENEDLQNLRRVLLENTADLSAVERCVLDARFSLNVYGTADPEEPRTLREVGRVLGVSKERVRQIQNRAIGKLRTMLECRQRVVSATA; from the coding sequence ATGATTGCCGTCCGTAGTCAACTCGAAGCAACTGTGAGCCGTGCCGACAATCTGCGCCGGATTCAGCCAGCCGTCGGGTATCCTGACGAGAGCGTCCTGGGAGGTCTGTCGAGCACGGAGCGCAAGCACCTCCAGCAACTGGTGTCCCGCCCTTACGAGTACGTTTGGCATCCCGACTTCGACGACATGAGCGAGTCCTCCGGTTTGCCAGTGACGCACGAGCATCGTGAAGGCACTCCGACCCCGCAACTCGCCAACGCGGCGCGGCATCCGGGTCGGGGGAATACTCTGACCCCTGAGCAGGAGCGTCGGCATTTCATTCAATTCAACTACGCTCGCTACCGCATATTCTGCCTGCTGCGCCGGAATTGCAATCGGCGCCTCGGGCTATTCGCGGCACGCGCGCTGCTGCATTGGGCGAGAGTTGCGCAGGAGGTGCGCGCCACGATCGTGAACGCTAACACCCCCCTGGTCGTTGCGTTTGCGTCGCGTGCGAGAACGTGTGGGGTGGAGTTGCGCGAACGCATCAGCGACGGCAACCTGGCCCTGCTGAGCTGCGTCGACAAGTTCGACTGTTCCCGCGGCCACAAGTTCAGCACCTACGCGGGCCGCGCGATCTTCGCAAGCTTCTCACGAGCCATCAAGAATCGGACGCGACACTGTGCCCATTATCAGACCAGCCGTGAGCGGACCATTCACCATCGCCTCTGCATGGATCCGAGAGAAGACTTCCTTGAAAACGAAGACCTTCAGAACCTCCGAAGGGTTCTTCTCGAGAACACCGCCGATCTCAGCGCGGTCGAGAGATGCGTTCTGGACGCCCGCTTCTCTCTGAACGTCTACGGCACGGCCGACCCGGAAGAGCCCCGCACCCTTCGAGAGGTTGGCAGGGTGCTGGGAGTCAGCAAAGAGCGCGTGCGACAGATTCAGAATCGAGCGATCGGCAAGCTCCGAACCATGCTGGAGTGTCGCCAGCGCGTGGTGAGTGCGACCGCGTGA
- a CDS encoding DUF2934 domain-containing protein, with protein sequence MTLRHGNRVRKNGGAQVVRDLEHADAIEMGVRGPSEDEIRRRAHEIYLSRGGAPGNADIDWLQAEVELRARKAQGRPDGVIGLV encoded by the coding sequence ATGACTTTGCGACATGGCAATCGAGTACGCAAGAACGGCGGGGCGCAGGTGGTGCGTGACTTGGAGCACGCCGACGCCATCGAGATGGGAGTCCGCGGCCCCAGCGAGGATGAAATTCGACGGCGTGCCCACGAGATCTACCTGAGTCGCGGTGGCGCGCCGGGTAACGCTGATATTGATTGGCTTCAGGCGGAAGTCGAGTTGCGCGCCCGTAAAGCCCAGGGGCGTCCCGATGGAGTCATCGGTTTGGTGTGA
- a CDS encoding SpoIIE family protein phosphatase, with protein MSTYKRYCQAQAQSDGQWFANLVDRVLELHEELRKARSQLANYSEMLVAIQRSILPQQLPAVPGLDLAVHFADADAEGVGGDFYDVHPIGPDRWAILIADVAGHGLAAAAILALVHALGSAVQDEAASSPGTALALVNQQLATRYLANTGQFVTVFAGLYSAQAQTLTYAAAGHPPPRLARGNEVRRLGDFSGLPLGIDTASVYSEQTVQLLPGDRLVLFTDGITESKCATHDLFGDERLDAVLRAPASTATALLARVVNSVRRFRGGRPAEDDETCLVAVVNPVQQTTEARQA; from the coding sequence ATGTCGACCTACAAACGCTACTGCCAGGCCCAGGCCCAGAGTGATGGACAGTGGTTCGCCAACCTGGTCGATCGCGTCCTCGAGCTGCATGAGGAGCTGCGCAAGGCGCGCAGCCAACTCGCGAACTACAGCGAGATGCTCGTCGCGATTCAGCGCTCGATTCTGCCGCAACAATTGCCCGCCGTTCCAGGTCTTGACTTGGCCGTGCATTTCGCCGACGCCGACGCCGAGGGCGTGGGCGGCGATTTCTATGATGTGCACCCAATTGGGCCCGACCGCTGGGCGATTCTCATCGCGGACGTGGCTGGCCACGGTCTGGCCGCCGCGGCGATCCTCGCCCTGGTTCATGCACTCGGCAGCGCCGTACAGGACGAAGCTGCGAGTTCACCGGGTACTGCCTTGGCGCTCGTCAACCAGCAATTGGCGACCCGTTACCTGGCCAACACGGGCCAATTCGTGACGGTATTTGCTGGTTTGTACTCCGCGCAGGCCCAAACACTGACCTATGCAGCGGCAGGACATCCTCCGCCGCGGCTGGCTCGCGGCAACGAGGTCCGACGGCTCGGCGACTTCTCCGGGTTGCCGTTGGGAATCGACACGGCAAGCGTGTACTCCGAACAGACTGTGCAGCTTCTACCCGGTGACCGCCTGGTCCTTTTCACTGACGGCATCACCGAGAGCAAGTGCGCCACGCACGACCTGTTCGGCGACGAGCGATTGGATGCGGTTCTTCGGGCCCCGGCGAGTACGGCCACGGCCCTGCTGGCCCGCGTTGTGAATTCTGTGCGCCGTTTCCGCGGGGGGCGACCAGCGGAAGACGATGAAACGTGCCTCGTCGCAGTTGTGAATCCCGTGCAACAGACCACTGAAGCGCGACAGGCGTGA
- a CDS encoding ABC transporter permease, with product MKGRNVDNSIAEVETTAGQKARVILRGRLDADSIAANWGRVVEPLRQARATAVHIDASGVDYCDGAGVGLLIELRRIAARNGGQMTIQGLPDELTPLVEMASLDDPTVRALDPPPPVPVLVRVGRSVNEVLRDLSQMITFTGEVAVALAWAISHPRQVRWRDVRMVAEKVGVNALPVAGLLGVLVGAIVAYQTAAPLRNFGADADVYVADIIAVAVLRELGPLITAILAAGRTGSAFAAEVGTMKVTEELDALTTMGLSPVRFLIVPRVLAAVLVLPFLCVFVDLISIAGGYAVFATLGYPLATFCRRTLEVVNYVDLLGGLFKMLVFALLVAAIGCQRGLVTRQGPGAVGDSTTRAVVAGIILVIAADYLLGAAYFHLGI from the coding sequence ATGAAGGGCCGAAACGTGGACAACTCCATCGCAGAGGTCGAGACGACGGCCGGCCAAAAGGCGCGGGTCATCCTGCGTGGCCGCCTCGATGCGGACAGCATTGCCGCGAACTGGGGCCGCGTGGTCGAACCGCTTCGGCAGGCGCGCGCTACCGCGGTGCACATTGATGCATCCGGCGTCGACTATTGCGACGGAGCCGGGGTGGGCCTGCTGATTGAACTGCGGCGAATTGCAGCCCGCAACGGCGGCCAAATGACAATCCAAGGGCTGCCGGACGAGCTTACGCCACTGGTCGAGATGGCTTCCCTGGATGATCCAACGGTCCGGGCCCTGGATCCTCCGCCTCCCGTGCCCGTTCTGGTGCGGGTCGGTCGGTCAGTGAACGAGGTTCTCCGCGACTTGTCGCAGATGATCACCTTTACGGGCGAAGTTGCCGTTGCACTCGCCTGGGCAATCAGCCATCCCCGGCAGGTCCGCTGGCGAGATGTCCGCATGGTGGCCGAGAAGGTCGGCGTCAACGCGCTGCCCGTAGCCGGTCTCCTCGGCGTCCTCGTCGGCGCCATTGTGGCCTACCAGACGGCGGCTCCGCTGAGGAACTTCGGGGCGGACGCCGACGTATACGTCGCCGACATCATCGCCGTCGCTGTTCTGCGTGAGCTGGGTCCGCTGATCACGGCCATCCTGGCGGCGGGGCGGACGGGGTCGGCCTTTGCGGCCGAAGTCGGTACGATGAAAGTCACGGAGGAACTTGACGCACTGACGACCATGGGGCTCTCGCCGGTGCGCTTTCTCATTGTGCCGCGCGTGCTGGCGGCGGTTCTGGTTCTTCCGTTCTTATGCGTGTTCGTTGACCTGATCAGTATCGCCGGTGGCTACGCCGTATTCGCCACGCTGGGTTATCCGCTGGCGACCTTCTGCCGGCGGACGCTGGAGGTCGTGAACTACGTCGACCTACTGGGTGGGCTCTTCAAGATGCTGGTTTTCGCGTTGTTGGTTGCCGCCATCGGCTGCCAGCGTGGCTTGGTCACCCGGCAGGGCCCAGGGGCGGTCGGCGATTCGACCACGCGGGCCGTGGTGGCCGGGATCATTCTGGTCATCGCCGCCGACTACCTGCTGGGCGCCGCGTACTTCCATCTGGGAATCTGA
- a CDS encoding ATP-binding cassette domain-containing protein — MYARAVNSAEGPIIRVDEFVAEYDGSPVLNRVTLEIRRGEVFVIAGGSGCGKTTLLKHMIGLYEPAGGRILIDGCDIGRATGAERHRILRSIGVAYQGGALFGSLTVLENVRLPLEEHTDLPADAIDMIAVSKLKLVGLEDAVHKLPAELSGGMTKRAALARAIALDPQIVFLDEPSAGLDPITSAELDGLILRLARLLHTTFVIVSHELPSIFGIADRAAILDATTKTMVALGPPAELRDHCPNEWVRAFLTRRPPTATHLAPAQSESSGLQVTGDYS, encoded by the coding sequence ATGTACGCTCGGGCTGTAAATTCCGCGGAGGGGCCGATCATCCGGGTCGACGAATTCGTCGCCGAATACGATGGATCGCCGGTGTTGAACCGTGTCACGCTGGAGATCCGGCGGGGCGAGGTGTTCGTGATTGCCGGCGGTTCGGGTTGCGGCAAGACCACTCTCCTCAAGCACATGATCGGCTTGTACGAGCCGGCTGGCGGCCGAATTCTGATCGATGGCTGCGACATCGGTCGGGCCACCGGTGCGGAGCGTCACCGCATCCTGCGCAGCATTGGCGTGGCCTACCAGGGCGGGGCCCTGTTTGGCTCGCTCACGGTGCTCGAGAATGTGCGTCTGCCGCTGGAAGAACATACGGACCTCCCGGCCGACGCCATCGACATGATCGCGGTTTCCAAGCTGAAGCTGGTTGGACTGGAGGACGCGGTCCACAAACTCCCGGCGGAACTCAGCGGCGGGATGACCAAGCGCGCCGCGCTCGCCCGGGCCATCGCGCTTGATCCGCAGATCGTGTTTCTCGACGAGCCGTCGGCCGGGCTCGATCCGATCACGTCCGCGGAACTCGACGGCCTGATTCTGCGCCTGGCCCGGCTGCTGCACACCACTTTCGTCATCGTGTCGCACGAGTTGCCGAGCATCTTTGGCATCGCCGACCGAGCCGCCATTTTGGATGCGACCACAAAGACCATGGTGGCGCTGGGGCCGCCGGCTGAACTGCGTGATCACTGCCCCAACGAGTGGGTGCGCGCCTTTCTCACGCGTCGACCTCCAACCGCGACCCACCTTGCGCCTGCGCAAAGTGAATCCAGCGGTTTGCAGGTCACCGGAGACTACTCATGA